The following are encoded in a window of Desulfuromonas sp. genomic DNA:
- a CDS encoding cytochrome C has product MKSILLSVVLVLVAASMAMAVPASKSLDFDKSSMGNVTFSGEVHAGAGMKCKECHNKNTFPKMKQGTVTITMDEIYAGKLCGICHNGQRAFSAKGNCNRCHKR; this is encoded by the coding sequence ATGAAATCAATTCTGCTATCCGTAGTTCTCGTGCTTGTCGCCGCTTCTATGGCCATGGCTGTTCCGGCCAGTAAATCGCTGGATTTCGACAAGAGCAGCATGGGCAATGTCACCTTTTCCGGCGAGGTTCATGCTGGTGCCGGGATGAAGTGCAAGGAGTGTCACAACAAGAACACTTTCCCGAAGATGAAACAGGGTACGGTCACCATCACCATGGACGAGATTTATGCCGGCAAACTTTGCGGCATCTGCCACAACGGCCAGCGGGCATTTAGTGCCAAGGGCAACTGCAACCGCTGTCACAAGCGATAG